A single region of the Candidatus Zixiibacteriota bacterium genome encodes:
- a CDS encoding ComEC family competence protein — MKRRPVLLALLAYVAGILVGNYFDLSTLILLFLILITLFLLFSFRQEQNLRIIFIMLLLTLAGFWRYELKTKDLPINHISNFSRLNGRIELTGVISRDPDIREDKTFIEVDTRELSFNGKKIKTDGKILLKIKHPTDRFNYGDSVHFGGYLYSPYPSKNPSAFDYRKYLNSKEIFACMNLEHDSEITLLEKEGGSFFISGIVLPVKHYILGFFKRNLTGPHQAILSGFVLGERRGIPREIYKLFTDTGTLHLLAISGSNVALVVFLFFGLFRLLRIPYRLSLLLIFPLILIFSFVTGNQPSVVRASIMTSLFLLSLLIERERDILNLWALAALVILFINPSTLFDVGFQLSFMATLGLILWVPKLDRLLLSGFRNRLLKSYVALPFFVSLSAQLFTYPITAYYFNRISLYSLLANLLIVPLTGLVV; from the coding sequence TTGAAACGCAGGCCCGTCCTTTTAGCCCTTCTGGCTTATGTGGCAGGAATTCTTGTAGGCAATTATTTCGATTTATCCACCCTGATCTTACTTTTTCTAATCTTAATTACTCTCTTTCTTCTGTTCTCTTTCAGGCAGGAACAAAATCTAAGAATAATATTTATCATGCTTCTTCTAACTTTAGCCGGGTTCTGGAGATACGAACTGAAGACCAAAGACCTTCCCATAAATCATATCTCCAATTTTTCCCGTCTCAATGGAAGGATCGAGCTGACTGGTGTTATCTCCAGGGATCCGGATATCAGGGAGGATAAAACTTTTATCGAAGTAGACACCCGGGAATTATCGTTTAACGGGAAAAAAATCAAGACTGACGGTAAAATTCTTCTTAAAATCAAACATCCGACTGACCGCTTCAACTATGGCGATTCAGTCCATTTCGGCGGGTACTTATATTCTCCTTACCCCTCGAAAAATCCGAGTGCTTTTGACTACAGGAAATATCTGAATTCTAAAGAGATTTTTGCCTGTATGAACTTAGAGCACGACTCTGAAATTACGCTACTGGAAAAGGAGGGAGGTAGCTTCTTTATCTCCGGAATTGTTCTTCCGGTAAAACATTATATTCTCGGCTTCTTTAAGAGAAACCTGACTGGCCCGCATCAGGCGATTCTATCTGGTTTCGTCCTGGGTGAAAGAAGAGGAATACCCAGGGAGATCTATAAACTCTTTACCGATACTGGCACCCTTCATCTTTTAGCCATCTCCGGCTCCAACGTGGCGCTGGTTGTCTTTCTCTTCTTTGGACTTTTTCGGCTCTTAAGAATACCTTACCGGCTCTCTTTGCTTCTGATTTTTCCCCTGATCCTGATTTTCTCCTTTGTGACCGGGAACCAGCCCTCAGTGGTAAGGGCTTCTATTATGACTTCTCTTTTTCTTCTTTCGCTACTGATCGAGAGGGAAAGGGATATCCTCAACCTCTGGGCTTTAGCTGCCTTGGTGATACTTTTTATCAACCCTTCTACTCTCTTTGATGTGGGTTTTCAATTATCTTTTATGGCTACCCTGGGGTTGATCCTCTGGGTTCCTAAGCTGGATAGACTTCTTCTTTCAGGGTTTCGGAATCGGCTCTTGAAGTCCTATGTGGCCTTGCCTTTTTTCGTTTCCCTGTCAGCTCAGTTATTCACTTATCCCATTACCGCCTATTATTTTAACAGGATCTCTCTTTACTCTCTTTTGGCTAACCTGTTAATCGTGCCCTTAACCGGCCTGGTGGTTAT
- the murJ gene encoding murein biosynthesis integral membrane protein MurJ has protein sequence MEAHAKDKIAKSAGMVSSATFLSRIFGLIREQVFAYLFGAGMATDAFVAAFRIPNLLRDLLAEGALSSAFIPVFTEKLTLQGKEEAFRLVNLVLNILLIVLSAIVILGILFSPAIVHLIAPGFDKIQGKLELTTLLTRIMFPFLLLVSLAALSMGILNSFGRFGAPALAPTMLNLGMILAGFLISPFLKTPIIGMALGVLLGGAGQLGIQLPVLFRLGYKYKPLLDWKDPGVRKILWLMTPAILGLASTQVNIFVNTLIASLLPQGSVSYLNYSFRLMNFPLGVFGVAVATVTFPFLAAQAAQKNYTELISTCSSSLKLIFFLTLPSTIFLAVGAKPIISLLYQHGKFIFADTQATSQALLFYSIGLFAYASVRVLAPVFYALGDARVPVISTAITVVFNIGLNLILMRPLGFRGLAFATSFSAILNMAILFFTLDKRIGPFDRKGLRNTFLKILLTSLLMGILLQVFLFLYPVDLDRGSLIQKTILVVLMLVISLLSYLSLASLFKIKEVKRVLGILGFKR, from the coding sequence TACGGATGCTTTTGTGGCTGCTTTCCGGATTCCCAATCTTCTCAGGGACCTTTTAGCAGAGGGTGCACTTTCTTCAGCCTTTATCCCGGTTTTTACGGAGAAGCTGACTCTTCAGGGGAAAGAGGAAGCTTTTCGTTTAGTCAACTTGGTGCTAAATATCCTTTTGATCGTTTTGTCCGCAATCGTCATCCTGGGCATACTATTCTCCCCGGCAATTGTCCATCTCATTGCCCCGGGGTTTGACAAAATCCAAGGCAAGTTAGAGCTTACAACCCTGTTGACCCGGATTATGTTTCCGTTTTTGCTTCTGGTCTCCCTGGCAGCCCTGAGTATGGGGATTCTGAATTCCTTCGGACGTTTTGGCGCACCCGCTTTAGCACCTACTATGCTCAATCTGGGGATGATCTTAGCGGGTTTTTTGATCTCGCCTTTTTTGAAAACCCCGATTATTGGAATGGCTCTAGGGGTTCTTTTGGGCGGAGCAGGGCAATTAGGGATACAGCTGCCTGTTCTTTTCAGGTTAGGATATAAATACAAACCTCTTCTGGATTGGAAAGACCCTGGGGTAAGAAAAATCCTCTGGCTGATGACCCCGGCTATTTTGGGCTTGGCCTCTACTCAGGTGAATATCTTCGTCAATACACTGATTGCCTCTCTTCTGCCGCAGGGAAGTGTTTCATATCTAAATTATAGTTTCAGGCTGATGAATTTCCCCTTGGGGGTCTTTGGAGTTGCAGTGGCAACAGTAACTTTCCCTTTTTTGGCAGCCCAGGCAGCTCAAAAAAACTATACTGAACTTATCTCCACCTGCAGCTCATCTTTGAAGCTTATCTTTTTCCTGACTCTGCCTTCGACCATATTTTTAGCGGTAGGGGCAAAGCCGATAATCTCCCTTTTATACCAGCATGGAAAATTTATTTTTGCGGACACACAAGCTACTTCTCAGGCACTGTTGTTTTATTCAATCGGGCTTTTCGCCTATGCCTCGGTAAGGGTCTTAGCACCAGTTTTCTATGCACTGGGTGATGCCAGAGTTCCAGTGATAAGCACTGCCATCACAGTAGTTTTTAACATCGGTTTGAATCTGATTCTTATGCGTCCCTTAGGCTTTCGGGGATTGGCTTTTGCTACCTCTTTTTCCGCCATTTTAAATATGGCTATTCTTTTTTTCACCCTGGACAAACGAATTGGACCTTTTGATAGAAAAGGTTTAAGGAACACCTTCCTTAAAATCCTGCTGACTTCTCTGCTGATGGGAATCCTGTTACAGGTTTTTCTTTTTCTTTATCCGGTTGACCTGGACAGGGGAAGCTTGATCCAGAAGACCATCCTGGTGGTTCTGATGCTGGTAATTTCCCTGCTCAGCTATTTATCCCTTGCGAGTTTGTTTAAGATAAAAGAAGTAAAAAGAGTACTGGGAATCTTGGGATTCAAGAGGTAA